A single genomic interval of Saccharothrix saharensis harbors:
- the pheT gene encoding phenylalanine--tRNA ligase subunit beta encodes MRIPVTWLVENLEFAETPTPEQLAEAFVRIGIEVEDVHELDSVTGPLVAGRVVEIEELTEFKKPIRYCQVEVGPEQVNGIVCGATNFREGDTVVVALPGAVLPGDFTISARKTYGRTSNGMICSAAELGLGDDHSGIMVLPSGTAQPGDDAIELLGLGDTVIEVAPTPDRGYAFSVRGLAREIACAFDVPYRDPGTAEVPEGEGEVIPVTVEDERACPRFVARRVSGVDPTAPTPWWMRRRLMLAGIRSISLPVDVTNYVMLELGQPLHAFDAQAVKGGLVVRRAAAGEKLTTLDDQVRALDPDDIVIADDTGVISLAGVMGGASTEVSAASSDILLEAANWDPASIARTVRRHKLPSEAAKRFERTVDPALAPVALERAARLLDMFGDGSIKPGRTDVGAPAQPLPVSMPINLPDRVAGVNYARGVTARRLGQIGCQVEVTTGDDGTTMVTAVPPTWRADLTQPADLVEEVLRLEGYDTIPSTLPPAPAGRGLTEQQRRRRTVSRALAENGFVEVKPFPFVAPSVFDALGLPEGDVRRNTVSVLNPLESDKHALATTLVPGLLEAVQRNLARGQKDLAVYTVAQVTLPRTQQVPVPEVGVGERPSDAQVASLLAALPQQPVHVAAVLAGHREQAGWWGKGRQADWADAVQAARLVGQAYGVELTVVASDLAPWHPGRCAELRVGDWPVGHAGELHPKVVEALGLPKRTVALELDLDALPLTDHRPAPVVSAYPPVLLDVAVVVPAAVPAEQVARVLRGGGGALLEDIRLFDVYTGDQVGEGKRSLAYSLRFRAPDRTLTVEEATAARDAAVAAAAERFGAVLRG; translated from the coding sequence GAGGCGTTCGTCCGGATCGGCATCGAGGTCGAGGACGTCCACGAGCTCGACTCGGTCACGGGGCCGCTCGTCGCGGGCCGCGTGGTCGAGATCGAGGAGCTGACCGAGTTCAAGAAGCCGATCCGCTACTGCCAGGTCGAGGTCGGCCCGGAGCAGGTCAACGGCATCGTCTGCGGCGCGACGAACTTCCGGGAGGGCGACACGGTCGTGGTGGCGCTGCCCGGCGCGGTGCTGCCCGGCGACTTCACCATCTCCGCGCGCAAGACCTACGGCCGGACCAGCAACGGCATGATCTGCTCGGCCGCCGAGCTGGGCCTGGGCGACGACCACTCCGGGATCATGGTGCTGCCCAGCGGCACGGCGCAGCCCGGTGACGACGCGATCGAGCTGCTCGGCCTGGGCGACACGGTGATCGAGGTCGCGCCGACCCCCGACCGCGGCTACGCGTTCTCCGTGCGCGGCCTGGCCCGGGAGATCGCGTGCGCGTTCGACGTGCCCTACCGCGACCCCGGCACGGCCGAGGTGCCCGAGGGCGAGGGCGAGGTCATCCCCGTCACGGTCGAGGACGAGCGGGCGTGCCCGCGGTTCGTGGCCCGGCGCGTCAGCGGTGTCGACCCGACCGCGCCCACGCCGTGGTGGATGCGCCGCAGGTTGATGCTGGCGGGCATCCGGTCGATCTCGCTGCCGGTGGACGTCACCAACTACGTGATGCTGGAGCTGGGCCAGCCGCTGCACGCGTTCGACGCTCAGGCGGTCAAGGGCGGCCTGGTGGTGCGGCGCGCGGCGGCCGGCGAGAAGCTGACCACGCTGGACGACCAGGTCCGCGCGCTGGACCCGGACGACATCGTGATCGCCGACGACACGGGCGTGATCTCGCTGGCCGGCGTGATGGGCGGCGCGAGCACCGAGGTGTCGGCGGCCAGCTCGGACATCCTGCTGGAGGCGGCGAACTGGGACCCGGCGTCCATCGCCCGCACGGTCCGCCGGCACAAGCTGCCCAGCGAGGCGGCGAAGCGGTTCGAGCGCACGGTCGACCCGGCGCTCGCGCCGGTCGCGCTGGAGCGCGCCGCCCGGCTGCTGGACATGTTCGGCGACGGCAGCATCAAGCCCGGCCGCACCGACGTGGGCGCGCCCGCGCAGCCGTTGCCGGTGTCGATGCCGATCAACCTGCCCGACCGGGTCGCCGGGGTGAACTACGCCCGCGGCGTGACCGCGCGCCGGCTCGGCCAGATCGGCTGCCAGGTCGAGGTCACCACGGGCGACGACGGCACCACCATGGTCACCGCGGTGCCGCCGACGTGGCGCGCGGACCTGACCCAGCCCGCGGACCTGGTGGAGGAGGTGCTGCGGCTGGAGGGCTACGACACGATCCCGTCCACGCTGCCGCCCGCTCCCGCCGGTCGCGGGTTGACCGAGCAGCAGCGCCGTCGCCGCACGGTGTCGCGCGCCTTGGCGGAGAACGGTTTCGTCGAGGTCAAGCCGTTCCCGTTCGTCGCGCCGTCGGTGTTCGACGCGCTCGGCCTGCCCGAGGGCGACGTGCGGCGCAACACGGTGAGCGTGCTGAACCCGTTGGAGTCGGACAAGCACGCGCTGGCCACCACGCTGGTCCCGGGCCTGCTGGAAGCGGTGCAGCGGAACCTGGCGCGCGGCCAGAAGGACCTCGCGGTCTACACCGTCGCGCAGGTGACGTTGCCGCGCACGCAGCAGGTGCCGGTGCCCGAGGTGGGCGTGGGCGAGCGGCCGTCGGACGCGCAGGTGGCGTCGTTGCTGGCGGCGCTGCCGCAGCAGCCGGTGCACGTGGCGGCCGTGCTGGCGGGCCACCGCGAGCAGGCGGGCTGGTGGGGCAAGGGCAGGCAGGCGGACTGGGCGGACGCGGTGCAGGCCGCGCGACTGGTCGGCCAGGCCTACGGCGTGGAGCTGACCGTGGTCGCCTCCGACCTCGCGCCGTGGCACCCCGGTCGGTGCGCGGAGCTGCGCGTCGGCGACTGGCCCGTGGGTCACGCGGGCGAGCTGCACCCCAAGGTCGTGGAGGCGCTGGGGTTGCCGAAGCGGACCGTGGCGCTGGAGCTGGACCTCGACGCGTTGCCGCTGACCGATCACCGGCCCGCGCCGGTGGTGTCGGCGTACCCGCCGGTGCTGCTGGACGTGGCCGTGGTCGTGCCCGCGGCCGTGCCCGCCGAGCAGGTGGCGCGGGTGCTGCGCGGCGGCGGTGGGGCGTTGCTGGAGGACATCCGGCTGTTCGACGTCTACACCGGCGACCAGGTCGGCGAGGGCAAGCGGTCGCTGGCGTACTCGCTGCGGTTCCGGGCGCCGGACCGCACGTTGACGGTGGAGGAGGCGACGGCGGCGCGGGACGCGGCCGTGGCCGCCGCGGCGGAGCGCTTCGGCGCCGTGCTGAGAGGCTGA
- a CDS encoding helix-turn-helix transcriptional regulator encodes MVRQPLTPEQVEAGRRLGALLRRARAGRDLADVAHAAGISPETLRKIETGRLPSPGFGTVVRLGDALDVPVGDLAATWRGDGDVPLEAAS; translated from the coding sequence ATGGTCCGCCAACCGCTCACCCCGGAGCAGGTCGAAGCCGGCCGGCGCCTCGGCGCCCTGCTGCGCCGCGCGCGAGCCGGACGGGACCTGGCGGACGTCGCGCACGCGGCCGGCATCTCGCCGGAGACCCTGCGCAAGATCGAGACCGGACGACTGCCGTCGCCCGGGTTCGGCACCGTCGTCCGCCTCGGCGACGCGCTCGACGTGCCGGTCGGGGACCTGGCGGCCACCTGGCGCGGCGACGGCGACGTGCCGCTGGAGGCCGCGTCCTGA
- the map gene encoding type I methionyl aminopeptidase encodes MIELKTPAEVDRMHVAGRFVAEALSEVGRLAEVGVNLLDLEHHVRGMIARRGAESCYWDYAPSFGRGPFRNVICLSVNDAVLHGLPHDYALRDGDVLSADLAVGIDGWVADSARTIVVGTPDEEDLRIIRATEEALEAAIAVARPGNRLGDISAAIGAVARDHGYPVNTEFGGHGIGRTMHEDLHVANKGKAGRGLTLRPGLTLALEPWFTRTTDRIVYDDDGWTIRSADGSRTAHSEHTIAITDDEPLVLTRRESENPVTGA; translated from the coding sequence GTGATCGAGCTGAAGACGCCCGCCGAGGTCGACCGCATGCACGTGGCCGGGCGCTTCGTCGCCGAGGCGCTGTCCGAGGTCGGCCGGCTCGCCGAGGTGGGCGTCAACCTGCTGGACCTGGAGCACCACGTGCGCGGCATGATCGCGCGGCGCGGCGCGGAGTCGTGCTACTGGGACTACGCGCCGTCGTTCGGGCGCGGCCCGTTCCGCAACGTCATCTGCCTGTCGGTCAATGACGCCGTGCTGCACGGCCTGCCGCACGACTACGCGCTGCGCGACGGCGACGTGCTCAGCGCGGACCTCGCGGTCGGCATCGACGGCTGGGTGGCCGACTCGGCCCGCACGATCGTCGTCGGCACCCCCGACGAGGAGGACCTGCGGATCATCCGTGCCACCGAGGAGGCGCTGGAGGCGGCGATCGCGGTGGCGCGCCCGGGCAACCGGCTCGGCGACATCTCGGCCGCCATCGGGGCGGTGGCGCGCGACCACGGCTACCCGGTCAACACCGAGTTCGGCGGCCACGGCATCGGCCGCACCATGCACGAGGACCTGCACGTGGCCAACAAGGGCAAGGCGGGCCGCGGCTTGACGCTGCGCCCCGGGCTGACCCTCGCGCTCGAACCCTGGTTCACCCGCACGACCGACCGGATCGTCTACGACGACGACGGCTGGACCATCAGGTCGGCCGACGGCTCCCGCACGGCCCACTCCGAGCACACCATCGCCATCACCGACGACGAGCCGCTGGTGCTGACCCGGCGCGAGTCGGAGAACCCCGTCACAGGTGCTTGA
- a CDS encoding DNA alkylation repair protein gives MDGLVPAIRRALAEVADPAKAPAMRRYMKSAMPFLGVPKPVRARALRRVFADHPFESRDAWVAAVLEVWRGAEFREERYAALDLAGRHPRWRGVDLLPVYDELVVTGAWWDFVDEVASRLVGPLLRAFPEEVAPVMRAWARDDDRWRRRVSVICQLGSKAATDLDLLTHAVEANAEDPDFFLRKGIGWALRQHSRVDPAWVRAFVGSHPELSPLSQREALKHL, from the coding sequence GTGGACGGACTCGTGCCGGCGATCCGGCGGGCGTTGGCCGAGGTGGCCGATCCGGCGAAGGCGCCGGCGATGCGGCGGTACATGAAGTCCGCCATGCCGTTCCTCGGCGTGCCCAAGCCGGTGCGCGCGCGGGCGTTGCGCCGGGTGTTCGCGGACCACCCGTTCGAGTCACGGGACGCGTGGGTCGCGGCGGTGCTGGAGGTGTGGCGCGGCGCGGAGTTCCGGGAGGAGCGGTACGCGGCGCTGGACCTGGCCGGCCGCCACCCGCGGTGGCGGGGCGTGGACCTGCTGCCGGTGTACGACGAGCTGGTGGTGACCGGCGCGTGGTGGGACTTCGTGGACGAGGTCGCGTCCCGGCTCGTCGGGCCGCTGCTGCGGGCGTTCCCCGAGGAGGTCGCGCCGGTGATGCGCGCGTGGGCCCGTGACGACGACCGGTGGCGTCGGCGCGTGTCGGTGATCTGCCAGTTGGGGTCGAAGGCGGCGACCGACCTCGACCTGCTCACCCACGCCGTCGAGGCCAACGCCGAGGACCCGGACTTCTTCCTGCGCAAGGGCATCGGCTGGGCGTTGCGGCAGCACTCGCGGGTGGACCCGGCGTGGGTCAGGGCGTTCGTCGGGTCCCACCCGGAGCTGTCGCCGCTGTCGCAGCGCGAGGCGCTCAAGCACCTGTGA